One window from the genome of Flavobacterium agricola encodes:
- a CDS encoding Bax inhibitor-1/YccA family protein: protein MNFNSNNPFLKNDKFTKEKQGGVTDFNASQTVERYNTIDLTNGTMTIQGTINKSFILLALLLVGAFATWYLTASGYNPIVLTVGGAIVGFVLVLIAAFKPHLSGKLAPGYAIFEGLFIGGISAIFEARYPGIVIQAVGGTFVTFLVCLGLYKFRIVKVNQTFRNVVIAATLAIATYYLISFIASLVFNFQMFHHGSSLMSIGFSAFVIVIAALNLFLDFDLIEDSAAKQQPKFMEWFAAMGLLITLVWLYIEFLRLLSKINSRN, encoded by the coding sequence ATGAACTTTAATTCGAACAATCCGTTTTTAAAAAACGACAAATTTACGAAAGAGAAACAAGGTGGTGTAACAGATTTTAACGCATCACAAACGGTTGAAAGATACAATACGATTGATTTAACTAACGGAACCATGACCATTCAGGGCACAATAAACAAATCGTTTATTTTATTGGCCTTATTGTTGGTTGGTGCTTTTGCAACTTGGTATTTAACTGCTTCAGGATATAACCCAATTGTTTTAACTGTTGGAGGAGCAATTGTTGGTTTTGTATTGGTTTTAATAGCTGCCTTTAAACCGCATTTATCTGGTAAATTAGCACCAGGTTATGCCATTTTTGAAGGTTTGTTTATTGGTGGTATTTCAGCTATTTTCGAGGCCAGATATCCAGGAATTGTAATTCAAGCGGTAGGAGGAACTTTTGTAACCTTTTTAGTTTGTTTGGGTTTATACAAATTTAGAATTGTAAAAGTAAACCAAACTTTTAGAAATGTGGTTATTGCCGCAACATTGGCTATTGCAACTTATTATTTAATTAGTTTTATCGCATCTTTAGTATTCAATTTTCAAATGTTTCACCACGGATCATCTTTAATGAGCATCGGATTTAGTGCATTTGTAATTGTTATTGCTGCTTTAAACTTATTTTTAGATTTTGATTTGATTGAAGATAGCGCAGCTAAACAACAACCGAAGTTTATGGAATGGTTTGCTGCAATGGGCTTACTAATTACATTGGTTTGGTTATATATTGAATTTTTACGTTTGTTGTCAAAAATTAATAGCCGTAACTAA
- the pyk gene encoding pyruvate kinase has protein sequence MLYRKKTKIVATLGPACSSRETIKEMIDAGVNVFRINFSHADYADVKERIDIIRELTAEFEYNTSILADLQGPKLRVGVMKEDVFVHPGDHITFTTAEDILGSAERVYMNYKQFPKDVNPGERILLDDGKLIFEVVETDRETEVKAVVVQGGPLKSKKGVNLPNTKVSLPALTEKDVRDAIFAIENKVDWIALSFVRTGDDLKDLQNIIAEHAEYKIPIVAKIEKPEAVANIDEIIKYCDGLMVARGDLGVEIPAEEVPLIQKQLVARAKTARIPVIIATQMMETMITSLTPTRAEVNDVANSVMDGADAVMLSGETSVGSYPVQVIQTMAKIIYSVEDSPLVQIPQNQVQIKTKRYITKHICHHAATMANETDAKAITTLTNSGYTAFQVSAWRPKAHTLVFTSNKHILTQLNLLYGVTAFYYDKFWSTDDTIDDINRICKEKGYVEAGDMLVNLAAMPVANRGMVNTLRLSQIEE, from the coding sequence ATGCTTTACAGAAAAAAAACAAAGATTGTTGCTACGCTAGGACCAGCATGTAGCTCTAGAGAAACAATAAAAGAAATGATTGATGCTGGAGTTAATGTTTTTAGAATTAACTTTTCGCATGCTGATTATGCTGACGTTAAAGAACGTATAGATATTATTAGAGAATTAACTGCAGAATTTGAATATAATACATCTATTTTAGCTGATTTACAAGGGCCTAAATTACGCGTTGGCGTAATGAAAGAAGATGTTTTTGTTCATCCTGGCGATCACATTACATTTACAACAGCTGAAGATATTCTAGGATCTGCTGAGCGCGTGTACATGAACTACAAGCAATTTCCTAAAGATGTAAATCCGGGAGAACGTATTTTATTAGACGACGGTAAACTTATTTTTGAAGTAGTTGAAACTGACCGCGAAACAGAAGTTAAAGCTGTTGTTGTACAAGGAGGTCCTTTAAAATCTAAAAAAGGAGTTAACTTACCTAATACAAAAGTTTCATTACCAGCTTTAACAGAAAAAGATGTGCGTGATGCCATTTTTGCTATTGAAAATAAAGTAGATTGGATTGCACTTTCTTTTGTTCGTACGGGTGACGATTTAAAAGATTTACAAAATATTATTGCAGAACATGCCGAATATAAAATTCCGATTGTAGCTAAAATTGAAAAACCAGAAGCAGTTGCTAATATTGATGAAATTATTAAATATTGCGACGGTTTAATGGTTGCACGTGGTGATTTAGGTGTTGAAATTCCGGCAGAAGAAGTGCCTTTAATCCAAAAGCAATTAGTAGCTCGTGCAAAAACAGCACGTATTCCGGTTATTATTGCTACGCAAATGATGGAAACTATGATTACTTCATTAACTCCAACAAGAGCTGAGGTAAACGACGTTGCTAACTCGGTTATGGATGGGGCTGATGCTGTAATGCTATCGGGCGAAACTTCGGTTGGTAGTTATCCAGTTCAGGTAATTCAAACAATGGCAAAAATTATTTATAGCGTAGAAGATTCACCTTTGGTTCAAATTCCTCAAAACCAAGTGCAAATTAAAACCAAGCGTTATATTACTAAGCACATTTGTCATCATGCAGCAACAATGGCTAACGAAACAGATGCCAAAGCAATTACTACCTTAACCAATTCGGGGTACACTGCGTTTCAGGTTTCTGCTTGGCGTCCGAAAGCGCATACATTAGTTTTTACTTCTAACAAACACATTTTAACGCAATTAAACTTGTTGTACGGAGTAACTGCTTTTTATTACGATAAATTTTGGAGTACTGATGATACGATTGATGATATTAACCGCATCTGTAAAGAAAAAGGTTATGTTGAAGCTGGCGATATGTTAGTAAATTTAGCTGCTATGCCAGTAGCAAATCGCGGTATGGTAAATACATTACGCTTATCACAAATAGAAGAATAA
- a CDS encoding IPExxxVDY family protein yields the protein MAVSILDIDDFGSDDFNIIALHTSLEDYKLAYLVNKYGQLNLEKELIPLTLSKFATHTNFDFFKFEDKNERIVWSLIANKSVIESEPRIDSDINLVLTNTYSDIVLIPEYDTVDYFIKVEEALLPETVQQFISKLNVIKELDAIYELDKNTLVSINNLLF from the coding sequence ATGGCAGTAAGCATATTAGATATTGATGATTTTGGATCAGACGATTTTAATATTATTGCACTTCACACTTCATTAGAAGATTATAAATTGGCTTATTTAGTAAATAAATACGGTCAATTAAACCTAGAAAAAGAGTTAATCCCATTAACTTTATCAAAATTTGCCACCCATACCAATTTTGATTTTTTTAAATTTGAAGACAAAAACGAACGCATTGTTTGGAGCTTAATTGCCAACAAATCGGTAATTGAATCTGAGCCTCGCATTGATTCAGATATAAACTTAGTATTAACAAATACATACAGCGATATTGTTCTAATTCCAGAATACGACACCGTTGATTATTTTATTAAAGTTGAAGAAGCGCTACTGCCAGAAACGGTTCAGCAATTTATTTCTAAACTAAACGTAATAAAAGAGCTCGACGCCATATATGAATTAGATAAAAATACGTTAGTATCAATAAACAACCTACTATTTTAA
- the rnc gene encoding ribonuclease III, translating into MNIFKKLFLNKSRTPEDGIFLKTITEIINDNPINLEIYKRAFTHRSMNKIDENGRAHNYERLEFLGDAMLGLIIAAHLFETVPTGDEGYLTKMRSKIVSRENLNALGKSLHLVDHVKSKVVASQFSENIHGNLFEALVGAIYLDLGYQRCKTFIQEKVIVPYVDIEKLEGKIISYKSLLIEWCQKQKKSFFYEVFEDTGNEAVKYFGVKLKIDNEIVARARATSKKKAEEIASKRAYFVLQDIIEPPSH; encoded by the coding sequence ATGAATATTTTCAAGAAATTGTTTTTAAATAAATCCCGTACTCCTGAGGACGGGATTTTTTTGAAAACCATAACGGAGATAATTAATGACAATCCTATTAATTTAGAGATTTATAAGCGTGCCTTTACCCATCGATCAATGAATAAAATCGATGAAAATGGTCGTGCGCATAATTACGAACGTTTAGAATTTCTTGGAGATGCCATGTTGGGCTTAATTATAGCAGCACATCTTTTTGAAACCGTTCCTACCGGAGATGAAGGTTATTTAACAAAAATGCGCTCTAAAATTGTTAGCCGCGAAAACTTAAATGCATTAGGTAAATCTTTGCATTTGGTAGATCATGTTAAAAGTAAAGTTGTAGCTTCGCAGTTTAGTGAAAATATTCACGGTAATTTGTTCGAAGCCCTTGTTGGTGCTATTTACCTTGATTTAGGTTACCAACGTTGTAAAACTTTTATTCAAGAAAAAGTTATTGTTCCTTATGTAGATATTGAAAAGCTTGAAGGAAAAATTATTAGCTACAAAAGCTTGTTGATAGAATGGTGTCAGAAACAAAAAAAATCTTTTTTTTACGAGGTTTTTGAAGATACCGGTAACGAAGCTGTAAAATATTTTGGCGTAAAGCTAAAAATTGATAACGAAATTGTTGCTCGCGCCCGAGCAACCTCTAAAAAAAAGGCCGAAGAAATTGCTTCTAAGCGCGCTTATTTTGTTTTACAAGATATTATAGAACCGCCATCTCATTAA
- a CDS encoding acyl carrier protein: protein MSDIASRVKAIIVDKLGVDENEVVAEASFTNDLGADSLDTVELIMEFEKEFDIQIPDDQAENIATVGQAISYIEEAKK, encoded by the coding sequence ATGTCAGACATTGCATCAAGAGTAAAAGCTATTATCGTTGACAAATTAGGAGTTGACGAAAACGAAGTTGTTGCTGAAGCAAGTTTCACTAACGATTTAGGGGCTGATTCATTAGACACTGTTGAGCTTATCATGGAATTCGAAAAAGAATTTGATATTCAAATTCCAGACGATCAAGCAGAAAACATTGCTACAGTTGGTCAAGCTATTTCTTACATCGAAGAAGCTAAAAAATAA
- the purN gene encoding phosphoribosylglycinamide formyltransferase, with translation MKNIIIFASGNGSNAEQIISHLNQTKTAKVDAILTNKANAGVLERAKRHQIPSHIFSKTDLESGKVLEIVNQYKPDLIVLAGFLLKFPEHIINVYPNQVINIHPALLPNYGGKGMYGMHVHDAVLANKESYTGITIHYVNENYDEGAIIKQEKVFVGDCTTADEIATRIHQLEYEHFPTTINKLLSE, from the coding sequence ATGAAAAACATAATCATTTTCGCATCAGGTAATGGAAGCAATGCAGAACAAATAATTTCGCATTTAAACCAAACAAAAACAGCAAAAGTTGATGCAATTTTAACAAATAAAGCAAATGCGGGGGTACTTGAGCGTGCAAAAAGGCATCAAATTCCATCACATATTTTCTCAAAAACAGATTTAGAGAGCGGAAAAGTTTTAGAAATAGTAAATCAGTACAAACCCGATTTAATTGTTTTGGCTGGTTTTTTACTAAAATTTCCAGAACATATAATTAACGTATATCCAAACCAAGTAATAAATATACATCCAGCCTTGTTACCTAACTACGGAGGTAAAGGCATGTACGGCATGCACGTACATGATGCTGTTTTAGCAAATAAAGAATCGTACACGGGCATTACCATTCATTACGTGAACGAAAACTACGACGAAGGTGCAATTATTAAACAAGAAAAAGTTTTTGTAGGCGATTGTACCACGGCTGATGAAATTGCAACACGCATTCATCAACTCGAATACGAACATTTTCCAACAACTATAAACAAGCTATTAAGTGAGTAA
- a CDS encoding PfkB family carbohydrate kinase: MNKLLIVGTVAFDAIETPFGKTDKILGGAGTYIGLSASQLNVNSAIVSVVGGDFPQEYLDLLTAKNIDISGIEVVKEGKTFFWSGRYHNDMNSRDTLETQLNVLADFNPVVPANFTDSDVVMLGNLHPLIQTSVLNQLTAKPKLVVLDTMNFWMDCALPELLDVIKRVDVITINDEEARQLSGEYSLVKAAAKIHTMGPEFVVIKKGEHGALLFHNENVFFAPALPLKEVFDPTGAGDTFAGGFSGYIAQSENISFDNMKNAIIYGSTLASFCVEKFGTERMENLTSDEVKARLQQFKALTHYDIELTK, translated from the coding sequence ATGAATAAATTACTTATAGTAGGGACAGTAGCTTTTGATGCTATTGAAACACCTTTCGGAAAAACAGACAAAATTTTAGGTGGTGCAGGAACTTATATTGGGTTATCTGCTTCACAATTAAACGTAAATTCAGCAATCGTTTCTGTAGTTGGTGGCGATTTCCCTCAAGAATATTTAGATTTATTAACAGCTAAAAACATTGACATTTCGGGTATTGAAGTGGTGAAAGAAGGAAAAACTTTTTTCTGGAGCGGCCGTTACCATAACGACATGAATTCTCGTGATACGTTAGAAACACAATTAAACGTTTTAGCTGATTTTAATCCGGTTGTACCTGCAAACTTTACAGATTCTGATGTAGTTATGTTAGGAAACTTACACCCGTTAATTCAAACCTCAGTTTTAAATCAATTAACAGCTAAACCAAAATTAGTAGTTTTAGATACTATGAACTTTTGGATGGATTGTGCTTTACCAGAATTATTAGACGTAATTAAACGCGTGGACGTAATTACGATTAATGATGAAGAAGCACGTCAACTTTCTGGTGAATATTCATTAGTTAAAGCAGCGGCTAAAATTCATACAATGGGTCCAGAATTTGTTGTTATTAAAAAAGGAGAGCACGGCGCTTTGCTTTTCCATAACGAAAATGTATTCTTTGCACCGGCTTTACCATTAAAAGAAGTTTTTGATCCAACAGGAGCAGGTGATACATTTGCTGGAGGTTTTTCTGGCTACATTGCTCAGAGCGAAAATATCTCGTTTGACAACATGAAAAATGCAATTATCTACGGTTCTACCTTAGCATCTTTCTGTGTTGAAAAGTTTGGTACAGAACGTATGGAAAACTTAACAAGCGACGAAGTAAAAGCACGCTTGCAACAATTTAAAGCTTTAACTCATTACGACATTGAGCTAACAAAATAA